A single genomic interval of Methylocystis sp. IM3 harbors:
- the dsrE2 gene encoding sulfur carrier protein DsrE2: MTNETAQNRKSLSIIVSKGTLDWAYPPFILATTAVAMDMDATLFFTFYGLGLLKKKLDLGVSPLGNPAMKMPMGGMHLGMPNLVAALPGVTAGATAMMKNMIAKKGVASIEELRDIALESGVKLVACQMTMDLFEFKKEDMIDGVCFGGAATYLEEAVKADVNLFV; this comes from the coding sequence GTGACAAACGAGACGGCGCAGAACCGCAAATCGCTCTCCATCATCGTCTCGAAGGGGACGCTGGACTGGGCCTACCCGCCCTTCATCCTGGCGACGACTGCGGTGGCGATGGATATGGACGCAACGCTCTTCTTCACCTTCTACGGCCTCGGCCTGTTGAAGAAGAAGCTCGATCTCGGCGTGTCGCCGCTCGGCAATCCGGCGATGAAAATGCCCATGGGCGGGATGCATCTCGGCATGCCCAATCTCGTCGCGGCGCTGCCCGGCGTCACCGCCGGCGCCACGGCGATGATGAAGAACATGATCGCGAAAAAGGGCGTCGCCAGCATCGAAGAGCTGCGCGACATCGCGCTCGAAAGCGGCGTGAAGCTCGTCGCCTGCCAGATGACGATGGACCTTTTCGAATTCAAAAAGGAAGACATGATCGACGGCGTCTGCTTCGGCGGCGCCGCGACTTATCTCGAAGAGGCCGTGAAGGCCGACGTCAATCTTTTCGTTTAA
- a CDS encoding sulfurtransferase TusA family protein: protein MTDHSVDARGLNCPLPILRTKKALKELAVGETLEVLATDPGSMADFAAFARQTGDELVTAEEANGHFRYVLRRKS from the coding sequence ATGACCGACCATAGTGTAGACGCCCGCGGCCTCAATTGCCCGCTGCCGATCCTGCGTACAAAAAAGGCGCTGAAAGAACTGGCCGTTGGCGAGACGCTCGAAGTTCTCGCGACCGATCCCGGCTCCATGGCGGATTTCGCCGCTTTCGCGCGTCAGACCGGCGACGAACTGGTCACCGCCGAGGAAGCCAACGGGCATTTCCGCTACGTGCTGCGTCGCAAGAGCTGA
- a CDS encoding OmpP1/FadL family transporter has product MRRYVSRSSALILAILAAGPQAAFAADGYFLIGYGPRQKALAGAGAADQRDAMALSVNPAGIVGLRRQFQLGMTVINAERGYYTSGPTRVITPGYVESGRPWFPVPNSGYIQPIDEDSAWSVVSYANGGVNTSYGWGNWHAPRGGLFGGGFTGVDLQQSFISAGYARRFATPAGDVTLGVAPTLAVQMLNIQGAGVFAPYSSNPYRLSDMGYDWSAGGGLRAGLTWAVTDSARFGFSASTPMWMSKFGKYAGLLTDHGGFDIPATMQAGVAYDLLPNLTAMLDWRHVFYSGVPSLGNPSNPLTYRSMGTPNGSGFDWTDVDSGSVGLEWRYSPALTLRTGYHYTSNPLRWRSVTVNALAPIINRHHAALGANYALTENSAFDFAFVYGFKNSFTGVEWIPQQPTLPLGSANPRATITPWVQGWELTFGYDYKWDQGDNSLIPLRF; this is encoded by the coding sequence ATGCGTAGATATGTTTCCCGTTCGTCCGCGCTTATTCTCGCAATTCTTGCCGCCGGTCCGCAGGCCGCTTTCGCCGCCGACGGCTATTTCCTGATCGGCTACGGTCCGCGCCAGAAGGCGCTCGCGGGCGCGGGCGCCGCCGATCAGCGCGACGCCATGGCGCTCTCGGTCAATCCCGCCGGGATCGTCGGCTTGCGGCGCCAATTTCAACTCGGCATGACCGTCATCAACGCCGAGCGCGGCTATTACACCAGTGGGCCGACGCGCGTGATCACGCCGGGGTATGTCGAGAGCGGCCGACCGTGGTTCCCCGTCCCCAACAGCGGCTACATCCAGCCGATCGACGAGGACTCGGCCTGGAGCGTCGTGAGCTACGCCAATGGGGGCGTCAACACATCCTATGGCTGGGGCAATTGGCACGCCCCGAGGGGCGGCCTCTTCGGCGGCGGCTTCACGGGCGTCGATCTGCAACAATCCTTCATCAGCGCCGGCTACGCGCGCCGCTTCGCGACGCCTGCCGGAGACGTGACGCTCGGAGTCGCGCCGACACTGGCGGTGCAGATGCTCAACATCCAGGGCGCGGGCGTTTTCGCGCCCTATTCCTCCAATCCCTACCGGCTGTCGGACATGGGCTACGATTGGTCAGCGGGCGGCGGCCTGCGCGCGGGCCTCACCTGGGCCGTGACGGACAGCGCCCGCTTCGGCTTCTCGGCCTCGACGCCGATGTGGATGTCGAAATTCGGAAAATACGCGGGGCTCCTTACCGACCATGGCGGCTTCGACATTCCGGCCACGATGCAGGCGGGCGTCGCCTATGATCTGCTTCCCAATCTGACCGCCATGCTCGACTGGCGGCATGTCTTCTATTCGGGCGTTCCCTCGCTCGGAAACCCGTCGAATCCGCTCACCTACCGATCCATGGGAACGCCGAACGGCTCCGGCTTCGACTGGACCGACGTCGACTCGGGCTCCGTCGGCCTCGAATGGCGCTACTCGCCGGCGCTGACGTTGCGAACCGGCTATCACTACACATCGAACCCGCTCCGCTGGCGCTCAGTGACGGTGAACGCGCTGGCTCCGATCATCAACCGCCATCACGCGGCGCTCGGCGCCAATTACGCCCTCACCGAGAATTCCGCCTTCGATTTCGCCTTCGTTTACGGCTTCAAGAATTCCTTCACGGGCGTGGAGTGGATTCCCCAACAGCCGACCCTGCCCTTAGGCTCGGCCAATCCGCGTGCGACGATCACGCCCTGGGTGCAGGGGTGGGAGCTGACATTCGGCTACGACTACAAATGGGATCAGGGCGACAATTCGCTCATTCCCCTGCGCTTCTAG